A stretch of DNA from Fimbriimonadaceae bacterium:
GGGCGGTTCACGACGACGGTTCCGCACGCCTTGTGAAGGGCGAGTGGCCTGCGGGTTGTCTCCGGCGGACACAGACTGCGGGCTCTGTTTCGACAGGGGGCCGCAGGAGAGGAAGTTATGTCGCACGCTACAAGGTCGCGTTTTCGAATTCGCATGGCCGGTCTCACGGTGTCTCCGTGGGGTCGAGCCGCATTCCGTTCATTGTCGGTCGTGGTCACACTCGTCGCACTGACAGCCTGTATCGGCCCGCATAAGCCGGTGCCGACGCACAAGGCGGAGGCCGCGCCTGCTCCGGCACCTGAGCGAGCCGACGGGCCTGCCTCCGTTGAGGTCATGCCGGCGCCGACCGAGACGGCGGCCGGTTCGCTCCCTCCCTCCCCGCCCGTGCCGCCGCCGGCGGAGCGCGCTCAGTCGACCTCTCCGGACGTCCCGGTGGTGAATGTCAAACCGGTGTATGTCATGGCCCAGCAGGAGTCGTACCATGCCAGCCATGCCACCACGGCCACTAAGACCGACACGCCGATCATGGAAACGCCGTTTTCCATCCAGGTCGTTCCGCAGCAGGTGTTGAAGGATCAACAGACGACGCGGCTCGACCATGCGCTGAACAATGTCAGCGGAGTCTTTGCCAATCAGTCGCTGAGCCTGTTCGAGTCTTTTACGATTCGAGGGTTTGAAACGTTCGACTACTATCGGGAAGGAACCCGGTTCCAGTCGGCCCTGACGCAAACCGGCCGGAGGGAAATGGCGAATCTGGAGCGGATCGAGGTCCTGAAGGGGCCGGCCTCGATTCTCTACGGACGGATCCAGCCTGGCGGCATGATCAATCTCGTCACCAAGAAGCCGCTGGAAGAATCCTACTATTCGATCCAGCAGCAGGTCGGGTCCTACGATTTCTACCGTACCGCTTTGGATGCGACCAGCAAACTCAACGAATCGGGGTCGCTGCTGTATCGCTTCAACATGTCCTATGAAAACAAGGGCTCATTTCGGGAGTTTATCGATGACCAGAAACTGTTCATTGCGCCGGTGGTGCAATGGAAATTGAGCAACCGCACGCAGATCACCTTCGACGGGGAATACAGCAAGGGCAAAGTCCGTCCGGACTATGGCACCGTGGCTCTCGGCACCAGGCCGGCCAATCTGCCGATTGAGCGCAACCTGGGCGAGTCCTTCGCCAAGGCGGACTACACGACCCTGCTCGGCGGATTCAATTGGTCGCATGAGTTCAACAGCCAGTGGAAGATTCAGCACCGGGCCTATCTGCAATCAACGAAGGAAGACGATCAGGTGGTGCTGCCGCTGGCCCTGCAGGCCGACAACGAAACCTTGGATCGATTTTTCGCCGGTTTCCAGGGCAACAAACACAAGACCTATACGACCAGTCTCGATCTGACCGGGCATTTCGACACGTTCGGGCTCAAACACCGGCTTTTGGCGGGAGGGGACTACTACCAGTTCAAGAATACCGCCACCATCGTCGATAACTTCGCCTTTCCCTCCATCAACATCTTTAATCCGGTTCATGGCGGGAGTCCGATTCCCGATCCGGCGGATAATTTTGTGTTCGATCTCCGCGAGAAATGGTTCGGCCTCTACCTGCAAGACCAGGTGGAACTGCCGTTTCATCTCCATCTATTGGCGGGCCTGCGGTACGACAGCGCGGAGATCACGAGCGACAGTACGTTCGGCGGGACGCGGACCGTGTCGAGCAGCCGGCAGTCTGCCGTCACTCCGCGTGTGGGTCTGCTGTGGCAGCCGATCAAGGAACTCGCGTTCTACGGCAACTATGTCGAAGGCTTCGGTGTCCCGAATGTCGGAGCGCTGGGAGTAACCGGGGCGCCGCTGAGAGCGGAAACCTCCCAGCAGTGGGAGGCCGGCATCAAGACCGATCTCTTCGATGGTCGCTGGACGGCGACCCTTTCCTGGTTTGAATTGACAAAGCAGAATGTGGCCACGGGCCATCCCGATCCCGCGCTGGCCGCCTTGGGGTTCTCCGTGCAAACGGGTGAAGCGCGCAATAAGGGGATCGAACTGGACGTCGCCGGAGAAGTGCTCCCGGGATTGGATGTGATCGCGACCTATACGTACACCGATTCCGTCATCACTCAGATGAACGACGGCACGGTCGGCAATCGCTTCCCCAATGTCCCGAAACATGCGGGCAGCCTGTGGACGACCTACCGGTTCCAGGAACCGCGTCTGACTGGGTGGAAAGTCGGGGCCGGGGTGGTGGCGAGAGGCGAGCGGGACGGCAATCGGGAAAACGACTACCAGATGCCGGGATATGTCCTCGTCAACCTGATGGCGAGTTATACGATACACGTGGGGCCCACACGACTCACCGCGCAACTGAACGTCGACAATCTTTTAGGCCAGGAATACTTCC
This window harbors:
- a CDS encoding TonB-dependent siderophore receptor, whose amino-acid sequence is MSHATRSRFRIRMAGLTVSPWGRAAFRSLSVVVTLVALTACIGPHKPVPTHKAEAAPAPAPERADGPASVEVMPAPTETAAGSLPPSPPVPPPAERAQSTSPDVPVVNVKPVYVMAQQESYHASHATTATKTDTPIMETPFSIQVVPQQVLKDQQTTRLDHALNNVSGVFANQSLSLFESFTIRGFETFDYYREGTRFQSALTQTGRREMANLERIEVLKGPASILYGRIQPGGMINLVTKKPLEESYYSIQQQVGSYDFYRTALDATSKLNESGSLLYRFNMSYENKGSFREFIDDQKLFIAPVVQWKLSNRTQITFDGEYSKGKVRPDYGTVALGTRPANLPIERNLGESFAKADYTTLLGGFNWSHEFNSQWKIQHRAYLQSTKEDDQVVLPLALQADNETLDRFFAGFQGNKHKTYTTSLDLTGHFDTFGLKHRLLAGGDYYQFKNTATIVDNFAFPSINIFNPVHGGSPIPDPADNFVFDLREKWFGLYLQDQVELPFHLHLLAGLRYDSAEITSDSTFGGTRTVSSSRQSAVTPRVGLLWQPIKELAFYGNYVEGFGVPNVGALGVTGAPLRAETSQQWEAGIKTDLFDGRWTATLSWFELTKQNVATGHPDPALAALGFSVQTGEARNKGIELDVAGEVLPGLDVIATYTYTDSVITQMNDGTVGNRFPNVPKHAGSLWTTYRFQEPRLTGWKVGAGVVARGERDGNRENDYQMPGYVLVNLMASYTIHVGPTRLTAQLNVDNLLGQEYFPSSAGLGRGRIDIGTPRFFLGSIRMEF